The Cryptomeria japonica chromosome 2, Sugi_1.0, whole genome shotgun sequence region ACTTGTGATCTATCATGATTTTGACTATCTTTACTATTATTGCAATTGATAAGCTTTTTGTACATTCCCATGTCATGGACGTAGAATAACTGATTTCTATTTTAATTTTGCAGGGACCTGAACAGCCAGCAAATCCGGGGAAAGGATCAATAGCAAGCAAGCCCACTGACACAAAAATGAAATCACACAATTTATTACCATTGTACTAGTTTTGCACAACATTGTTAATAGGCAGCCAACATTTGGCAaacatatgtaaatatatatctCTTTCTTTCACTCTGTATTGTTGTGCTAATGTTAAATCGGTTGACAATATGATATGTCTCTTCTCTCCGGATGACTTTGATAATTGAATTTATAATTATCTGAAATATGTTGTTGAttaaatcaaaacaataataataaaatagatttCATCTTGCTATTACTTTGCCACAAAAAAACAATCACATTTCCTACCTGCCTATGCTTGGCAGGAACTACGCTGCTTGCAGCTCTTGTTCCTTTTCAGATCCTTGTGCTCATCATGTATAAAATACATCAAATCTAACTTCAAATCTACGAACATGTTCTCAACGACCTTTCCAGAACATAAAAACGCGTCTACAGTTTCTTTAGTTGCACGATTTTATCATGTTAGCCTGGCTAtactttatttattattttgttaatAAATATGTGGACGCGGCCTTTCCAAGAACACGACTGGGCTTACAATGGATGAATCTCTGCCCGCTTTGCTTCCATCTCTACCCCACGAAATTGCATTGCTGTGCATTGTCAGACTACCTCTTCGCAGCAGAGCCATTGCCTCATGCGTCTCCCGAGCCTGGGCGAATGCATGCAAAAACAAATCTTCAATTACATCTATTCGCCGTTCCCTCAATCTCCCAACAGAACATTACATTTTCATTGCAGTTTTTGACAGCAGATTCGACGGAGACTACGTCCATGCAACTCAACACAACACCAAATGGCTGCTGATCGATCCTCTCACCCTTGGGGTCCAGGTTTTACCCAATCCCCTCTCTGCAATTTCTATTGAAATGAATGTCTGTAGCGCAGCCACCAATGATCAGCTCTTCCTACCACAAGTCAATCAGACAAAAGAAGAGTTTTGTTCATACGATATCGGAGCAGGCCGCTGGAAATCTGTAGAGTTGCCTCCCGGAAAACGCTGCAGAAGATTTTGCTGCGCCGAAATGAAAGAATTCGTCTATCTTTGTGGCGGGTTAATAAATTTCACTGGAGGAGCTTCTAGAAGCGCTTTTCGATACGACAGCCGAAACAATCAATGGGAAAAGCTTCCGGACATGATCATGCCAAGAATTAATTGTGCAGGTGTTAGCATGAATGATAAATTCTACGCTATAGGAGGATATTGCCCTTCCCCTGAAGGTTTTCCCCAGATTCATGCTTCGGCAGAGAGATTCGATCCTGCGACCGGTCAATGGACACTGCTGCCCAATTTCTGCGCAAAAGGGTTCAGATATGCGGAGGGTTCGGCCAtcccagaatctaactttgctaTTGTGGAGAATAAGAGGCTTTTTGTGGTGCAAGCTCAGTCGAATGAGGTGATGGAGTTGGATGGTTTGAAGGAGGAATGGAGTCATTTGGGATACATTGGAGGCGTTTGTGAGATGCGTGATTGTGGGACTAATTATAAAATCCTGGGCGTTGGAAGTGAGCTGTGGGCGATCCAGTATAGGGTGGGGAAATCAATAAAGATTTACTCCTGCAAGCTGCCAGGAGAATCAGAGAGCTTAATATGGAGGCAAATTGAGATTGGAGGATTGGAGATATTCGATCATGTCTTAACAGGCAAAATATTGGAAGTATAATTAAAAAAGTTGCAGGTTTCAATGTAATCGAGAGTTGTTACATAGATTATGTGTGAGTggttatatataataaaataatataaatctgTTTTTGGCCGGTGGCAATGTTTGAGAACGACGTGGCTATATTGTTGACAATAATTTGGTATTTGTTACCTGTGCTATGGTCTAGTAGGTACCATTTGATTTGACCAATGCTGCGTTCATACGGTGATTTTGGTCCCACGGAAACTTTCCTATTGAGGATTTTATATGTCCAAAGATGTCAATTAATTCCATTTCTGCTGTTTATATCTCAATTTATGGGGTTTGtttttatgtatttatatttaaaTGCACTATTTGTTTGGTATATCTCATCTTTTATCATATTTAATAATagtttaattaataaatatagtgAAACATTTTTTTATGAGTGTAAAATTTGTATATCATTTTATAATGTTTGTAtgtgtttttaatttttataaatactTTTCTAGTGGTTGATCCAAATGAACATATTTTATCatagttgtagacacttaaaaataattattttaattattttaagttcctaacttaattaatttattaattgtgtcaATTTTTAATTCATCCtcaataattaatattgtcactatagtctgttgattgattgatttaataaatcaatccacctttattcttctaaaaatctttAGTATTAAGTCTCCTCAAATTTCTCCTTTTAactaattaatctaggtgattcctacaaatcacctttttcctaatccatcattaacttaaTGAATTATTCTAgaagctccctaaactcacttagcattattcttctaatctttaattccctccactcattctctctcctagtcaaatcctcctacaaatcttatctaccctaatcccacctaatcattcctccaatccctctcctaatgagttgctagtggctaatcatcatgattagcgacaaagtcaactccttgtcccttccatccaaccaccctccttaaatgctcttttcctctaggcatcccatcctccaaggaatttttaattcctccttattcctccaatccccatgaacatcctttttgaagaatttttaattcttcatctttatccctcaaggaatattttattccttgttcttccctaggcctaggcacattgggaagtcttcccaatgagccttgaggagtgtggagatgagaaatgtctttaaggcatatctcttggtctccacacttgtcttgttaTCCCCTCTtaggccttgtgtgggctcacaagaaatcccgaccctccatcttgggtcaatcctagccctccatttttcctcttctcttcctataaattgaggactccatcccctcatatcTCATCTGCAAGTTTAGTAAATCTATGCTACTAGTTTGTGCCCAAGAAATCATCCTCATATGCTTACTATACCAAAATTtgcactcatccatacttagccatttcatccTTTGATCATCAATCCATCATCTCTCATCCATCTATCatatatcatttgtgcacaataatggagagccaaccacattatTCCTATCGGACTGATCATATCAAGCTAGGAAGAGGCACattcttggcttcaacaagagtccgaatcagaggaacaagagaatCCTCCCTTGGCAAGGTATAAAGGTTGATTTATATTTTGATCTTTTGGTTATTTTATATCCTCTGTCATTGATTCAATCTAACCTTTCTTTTTggagttttcccttggttcattttggcacatCCGAtggggacccacgtccctaaatcTAACGtttattttgagtttttttgaGATTTCAAGTCGCAGGTATCAGAAAAGCGCGAGCGCCTGCAAATTAGCGCGATCGACTCGGGATCAGCGCAAGCGAAAGGAATTTCAGCACGTGCGTAGGCCCATCAGCGCAAGCGCTCCAGATTTAAATTTACTTTCCCGCTCCCCTGCAGGTCTGCATATTAGCGCGTGCTTTTGGAACAACGCGTCCGATTTAAAATTTTTCTGCCTAATCTAacagtcttcttcatttttcattCTGCTTCTTTCTTGTTGATTAATAGTCAAAATacttaaagaaattaaaaaaaaaatctaagaggaaaatttggttATTTGGTTTTACAAGTTAGTCATTTTTCTTAGTACTCCCGGTTCAATGTGAACAACTTGTGAATAACGCGGGTGCTCTGCTAGATCCttgctcaaattcaaattttggatttttttgaattcTGCTAACTGTTTTGGTCTTTTTTAGTGCATGCGCTCACGTTTCAGCGCGTATGCCCACGTTTCAGCGCAGGAGATTCTGTATCAATGCAACCATTTTCAGAATCCCGCCcacttaaaaaatttaatttttttttttgaattttccatcTAACCGCTAACTTTTTCTTAGTTGTTGTGTTTTAACGCGAGCGTAGGCGTTTTAGCACAATCAGAGGCGTTTCAGCGCATGCATAGGTGCTTCGTTGCGACAGATCCAAAACAACGCGACAATCAGGTATAAATCAACaattttgtttgtttttattttctgtattttatttttctttcgaCCCTCTTCAGCGCATATGCAGGCGTTTCAGCACCTGCGCAGGCGCTTCAACGCGTGCGTTATTTCTGCAGGCCTGTAGCTACTAATTGTATTTTTTTTGGAGTGGTGCAACTTCTTCGATTGTCCAAGACTTAAAAAATACAAAACTACTAATCaaatggttttgcaggttgcctaggagtttcaaacaaacattgtgtctttttttttaactaggcacctagatctaattaggtgGTAAATAAACCATTACCTTTTGTGTTTGTGAAAAGCGTAAACGTAGGAGAGTATACTCTCATCtatctagatgatcagaaatccagaccctccaagctTTTCATGTTTGTCACATGTTTACCCTTAGCGAGTCTGCCCTCCTGAGTTGCTCTTtgagccggtgagaggggaacaacctaagtgagtATACCCGagcttggggttcccaactcactataataaataggccattaagATGGAAAcaatcaatggttggggctatatgagagttcactctcacattgggtgcttagaagtgttatgcctagcatatctgtttccccattagtctccttgagtcgAAATGTGGCCCCCCTTTTTTTTTGGaggttttacctcggaactccagaatcccagagtcccgaggtcttcttttggttttacctcggaactccgaagtcccggagtcccgaggtccttttTTGGttctacctcggaactccggaatccTGAAGTTCCGAGGTCTCCTTTTTggtttgacctcggaactccggagtcttGAAGTCCTGAGTTCATTTTTTGTTGTTGACCTCAAAACCctggagtcccggagtcccgaggtcgtcTTTGTTGCCTGCTTCGGAACCCTGGACCCCCGGAGTTCCGGAGTACGGTGTACTTTTCCTTTTGTCGAGCTCGGAACCTTGGGACCCCGGAGTCCCGCGGTTGTGTTTAACGCCTTCGTATAGACGAGCTCAGGGGGGATTATAAATATAGATAATAGACTTTGAAAGTTTATTTGTGCATCCACAGTTCCTCCTCTCGAGCTCCAAGTCACGAAATTCTGGACCTCCGAGCTTCCTTTGGCATTTTAGGACActtcgattcaccaggttggtgaattttctcgCCCTTGTTGTGTTTTCTTAGTTAATTTTACTTttctttccttttgttttcttttctttcgcGTTCGTTTACGTGCCGTAGTTTTTGACCTCCGAACCCCAAATCCCTAGAGTTCCGAGGTCTTTTCATTTCCACACCCTGGAACCCCAGATCCTCGGAGTTCTGGGGTGGTTTCATTTCCACACCTCGGAACCCCAGATTCCTAGAGTTCTGGGTCGTTCCCATTTTCAACCCCGGAACCCCGAATCTTTGGAGTTCCCGGTGCCTTGCCTTCCCACCACCCTGGAACCCTGGAGTTTCAGATCACCCTATTCCATGAGCCCAGAACCCTAGAACCCCGGAGTTTTGGGAGTTCCGGGAGTTTTTGTATAGACCTAACCTTGGAACCCCAGATCCCCAGAGTTTCGAGCCTTCTCCCCTTGTGCCTAACCCGGGACCCCGAAGTCCCGAAGCAAATTAAAGTTTATGCTTAATTTTGGAGACTAAAGATTTGTGTTTGGCTTGCAGGTTTGAGTGGTTAGATTGACTCATCCgccagcaaaagaggcaaagaaattgatagactcccagctaccatgaagtaccattaccaGGGACAAGTCCATGTCTCAAAGCTTgaggatcaaatcagatgggttaCAGACACTGAAATTGGCCATATAGAAATAGAAGATATCAGAACTCAATTGGATAAACCTAGCCTGGAGGCCCTCCACTGAAGAATCAAGAGATTTAGCCTAGTAGAGGCCACTGTATTCCCACAATCGTTGCAACACTAGAATTAATAATGGCCATTGCCCCATTTTTTAATCCAGAGACTAGAAAGTGCACAAATGCATAGGGGAAAATAGTTGTAGACTTATCCCCAGATATGCTTGGATTTGTCTTTGGTATTTCCACCAGGGAAGAAGTGTTTCTACTAACTGAGGAAGaagccttaaaggcatggaatgacaaaatatcagtaaacaagaggcacatgaatgcCAACTGGCTAGAAGAAGAAAGTAAGACAAGGCTTAAGGCAATAGAGATCCTGAGGGCGGATTTCAAAGAACCCCAAAAGGACCTGATCattatgctcagcagggcctttggcaagccagacTGTAAGCACttccatccatggatgttccaACTCATGAGCACTATCTTGATAGGGAAACAATACTGTGACTGGCCACATATCCTCTCTGATAATATCTGTAAGCATATGAAAGAGGTGCAGCACACacaaaaattcttcttcacatcatatgtcatctgggtagctgccagAGCTAGAAAATTCTCTGGCCTATAGGTGGAAGGACAATTGAGAGAGAAGGaaggacagaagaagatatgggagtattattcccaactcactctagccaatgctaaGGTGCAtttcaagagggttaatgatgcctttgttttcccaataatcatcaaattGACAAGGGATGCAGGATATCAGATTTGCCCAGAGGTCATGGCTATTATCCAGGactgggcatgttggttcattcaaaaGCCACACTCCACTTACATCGgggttagtggattcatagggaacccaatgttgTTGCCTCATTATTGTAACGATAGGGTGATTATGGTGGAATATGTAAGGCAGCTTGTAGGTCTCCAATCACTGTTGTCATCAAAGCATAAAACAAGAATTGATTTCTCGGTATCTATTGGATACCTTGCCTGTTCCAAGATACAAGTGGCAAAGTTGGcggaacaagagcttcaagatctaaacttgaaggaatatgatcatgctagggagttttatgatccctatgagaaactcaaacaagctatgcctaaggcatatgaggggcataggctCAGCCTAGAAGATTTTTGGGCTAACTTACAAGACAGTTTTGAGGTCAGGGAaaagaactataataggttatTTGTCCCACGGgtaagagattttggtattgagactaacctccctaaagacctaagggatgatggagagttacttgatctaGTCTATAGAGAATTAGGTatagataagaggcccctctccccaataaagtGGTCTACAACTGAGGATACAAATATGGAAAAGGTCACTCAAGcagtcatcaataggactaaacaatggttaagTAAGAGGGGTAAGGCCCAGCgtataaaaaacaaagcaaaaggaatccacCTTAGGGGTACCTCGGTCAAGAGGCCATAAGGAGTATGCCCGAAAGACAAGGTCAACCTCAAGGCAGAATACCTCCACTGACCCAGGTGAGGAAGACAAGTGTCAAAAAAGCactgaggacttgttgaagaaactccaagaaaagatgaaggagtctgaacTGTTGAAGAAGGCTGCAAACCTAGGGGTGACCGATGGACTAGGTGCAGTGCCACTcaccaaagttctcccaccaaggatggcTATAGGCCACACTGCAGGAGGGGTACCCAGGAACAAGAAGAGAATGTAGAAGCCACTGAGAAGATACCTGCTCAGCCACCTTCTATAGGTACAACAAGTGCTCCAGGAACCACTGCTCCTGCACCATTGTTAGTCAATATATCTATAGGGCAGCCTAGAGTGCAAGGTTTCACATCCACTACTGAAGGGGTAAAAGTTAGAAACGTTGAGTTGGACTCCgatcaagaagaagaggatcttgagaaaCAATGACCGCTAGAAGGCGAAGGGGGTGAAGcagaagacatattgaatgaaaggTTGACCCTAAACCCCCAAGATTAAGAGGACCTTCTAAAGGATATAGCAGTCGGGCAAGCAGAGACGGAGTCAGGTGATGAAGAAATGACATTCAATGAAGAGGTCAGTGGCAAGCGAGGAGAattacacaaacaacaagctctccaagtGAACCTAGCCCGCTAGATTTCCTCGCTCCAAGACGTAGGGCAAATAGGAGCCGAAGTAGGAGATGAAGTAGAGGAGTAGGCAGAGGTCCATGTCATAACTGtagatattgtatcacatcaaggtgataaagatgaagatataccacaatggctagAGTTCACCttcgggaagaaaaagagaaaatcagAACTCCTAGAGGTCACTCTAGaacaagtaatcactgaggaaCCTCCAATGGTTAGAAAACTGAAAACCATCCATCATTTATCAAAGACATATTCCAGTGAGGTGATTGCGGACGTGACAGTACCACATGAAGTTGAAGGACATGTTTCTCCCAAatatcaaatatcccaggtaaatttgggtaagcaaaccaagtggggagagctggataccttggagctagccacCAGTGTTGTCAAAGGGCGTGTGgaaaaggagcacacctcaaatatggagcttaaggtgCAACTTGGGCAATATAAATAGCTACTGATAGAAATCTGTAAACATCTATACTCTTGTAGAATGAATGACC contains the following coding sequences:
- the LOC131858973 gene encoding F-box/kelch-repeat protein At5g60570-like, producing MDESLPALLPSLPHEIALLCIVRLPLRSRAIASCVSRAWANACKNKSSITSIRRSLNLPTEHYIFIAVFDSRFDGDYVHATQHNTKWLLIDPLTLGVQVLPNPLSAISIEMNVCSAATNDQLFLPQVNQTKEEFCSYDIGAGRWKSVELPPGKRCRRFCCAEMKEFVYLCGGLINFTGGASRSAFRYDSRNNQWEKLPDMIMPRINCAGVSMNDKFYAIGGYCPSPEGFPQIHASAERFDPATGQWTLLPNFCAKGFRYAEGSAIPESNFAIVENKRLFVVQAQSNEVMELDGLKEEWSHLGYIGGVCEMRDCGTNYKILGVGSELWAIQYRVGKSIKIYSCKLPGESESLIWRQIEIGGLEIFDHVLTGKILEV